From the bacterium genome, the window TTTTCCTATAATCGCTTTGCCGAACGGAGATTTCATGGATATTTTCGCGGCGGAAATGTCTGCTTCTTCCGAGCCGACAATTGTATACACAAGTTCCCCCTTTCCCCCTTCGCGGGAAACCGTCACAACAGAGCCTACCGAAACTACGTCACCGTGGGCGCCTGAAACAATGTGCGCGGTTTTAATGAGAGACTCAAGCCGCGTGATTCGATTCTCGGTGTTTGCCTGCATTTCACGCGCTTCATGGTACTCGGCGTTTTCAGACAGGTCTCCGAGAGATTTTGCGTATTCAAGACTTTCGGCTATTTCTTTGCGTCTGGTCTTTTTGAGGTATTCAAGTTCTTTCTTGAATTCGTCATATTTCTCCTGCGTAAGATATTCTTTTTCTTCTTTCATATTTGTTGGAAATTCATTCTATCGTGCAACAGGGTCAAAGTCAATTTGCGGGTTTTGCCTCAAAATATTCTGGTGTATGCGCGTTCATCCAGTCAAGAAGCTGGCGCATAACATAGGCTCCTCCAATAAGGTTCGTAACAGGCCCGCGCTCCATAACAACCGCAAAAGCGTATCGGGGAACGTCAAACGGAAAGAAACCGACAATCCACGAGTTCACATATTGCTTTGCCACGCCGAGTTCGGCGGTTCCCGTTTTTGCGGCAACTTTGACAAACGGGACGGAGAGGCCCTGGGCCGTTCCTTCCGTCACAGCCATTCGCATTCCCTCTTTGACAATAGTGAAATATTCGGAGGGGATATTAAGCGAGGTGGATTCTATTTTTCCTTCCGACACTATTTTGGGCCGTAAGAGCATTCCTTCGTTCGCAATCGCGGCAATCGCCCGAACAATCTGGATGGGCGTTACCTGAACACTGTATTGGCCGATAGCCGTGTTATACGTATCCCCGACTCTCCACGCCTCTCCGTTAAAAGTTTCCTCCTTCCATTGCGGTGTCGGAATCAGTCCCGTTTCTTCATGTGGAAGGTCAATGCCCGTTTCCTCTCCGAAACCGAATTTTTTCATATACTCGTCGATTCTCTGTATGCCGAGGCCTTGCTGGTCTTCAAACCCCCCTCCGATTTCGTAAAAATATACGTCCGAAGAAACCGCGAGCGCGTGTCTCATGTCAACCCAGCCATGCGCTTTCCAGTCTTTAAAAACCGAACTTTGTCCCGGTGCGTACGGGTTTGGAATGGAAATCGAACCGGTGGAAAGAATTTGTTTTTCCGGAGAAATGATTTGTTCGTTAAGAGCGGCAAGGGCAAGAAACGGTTTTACAATCGAGCCCGGAGTGTACAGCCCCGCAACGGCACGATTGAGAAAAGGTGTGTATGGATTGTTTACATAGTTTCTAATCTGTTCCGAATCGCCTCCGGTTAAGACCGCCGAGCTGTATTCCGGGTAACTTGCAAGTGCAAGCATTTCTCCCGTCTGCACATCCATGATGAGGCCCGAGCCCGCTCGGAAACCGACATTGCCCGCCGTCTCCCTGATAATTTCATACAGCTTGCTTTGTATTGCCGAATCAACCGACAAAGAAAGGCTTCTTCCGCGCACAGGGGGCTCGATGACACTTTCGGACTGAACCGCGCCAAGAGCGTCGGTTTCGGTAATTTTCAAGCCGTTTGCTCCTCCAAGTAAAACATCATAGGCTCGTTCGACACCCTCCCGCCCATCGAATGTTTCCTGATAGTAAAAACCGTCGCTGTCTTTTGACGGATATTTAAGGTAGCCGAGAAGATGAGAAAGTCCGGGGAGAGACGTGTATTCGCGTAAAGAAAAATCAGGGTTGTTCGGATGGATGCTGTTCCACGCCAATTCCACCTTGTTCCGGTCATAGACAACTCCCCGCTCGGAAAAGATAAGCGTGTGCCGTAGACGGTTGTTTTCGCTCTTTTGCGCATACGTTTTTCCCTCAACAATTTGCAAAGAAAATAACCGGAATACGAATACCAATCCGACAAAAAGAAAGAATACGCCGAGATAGAGCGGCACTGATGAAGAAATCGGTTTCTCCAGTCTCCCTTCAAACTGGTTTCGGTCAAACTTCGGCAGGTTGCTTGAGTCAAGAAAAATATCTTCCGGGGCGATGTCCGCATATCTGTCACGCGGCCGCAACGGCAATTTTAGAAAATTCCGCAATCTTTTCATGTTTTTTCATTATACACTCCCCTATACCCGCACATATTTCTTGGCAAAAAACGAAAGCATGAGGAGGGCGTACGCAAGCAGTATCCCGAAGGGAAAACGGGGAAAAAAGAAAAAAGGAACCGCGTGCAAAGCATCAAAAACAAAACCGAATAAAATAATTTCGTAATAGGAAGAAAAACGGACAAGCGCCGAAAGAGCAAGAAGAAGCGTTACCCACCACGGAAAAAGCAGAGATGAAAAAAGAATGATGAAAACAAAAATTCTAAAAACAATGTTACTCATGGTGTAAAGGTGGAAATATCATTACGCGCTGGAGATTGTTCATATTGACCGGACCCTTGAGGTATACGGCTTGAAAGGAAGATGCGGGATCCGAGTCGATATGCCCGACTTCGGCAACAATCAAATTATCAAGGGAAGAAATTTCAAGAATATCTCCCTTTACGATATCGAACGCCTTTGGCAATAAAGCGACAAAATTTCCATTTCCCCTGCCTTCCAGACGGACGGCCTCACCCGTGCGGGCGACAAATGTTTGCGTCGTTTCTCCAGGGGAAGACGCGAGCAACACATGAGACGTAAGAACGTCCACGCCGATAATTTTCCCGAGATATGCCCCGAGGTACGCAACACTCGCATCTTTTTCAACGTTGTTTTTTGTTCCGGCGTCAACAATGAGCGTATCAAAAGGCGTATACGGCGGACGTGACAATACGGCGACAAGCATACCTTCGGCGGAAGGGGTTCTTCCCAAGAGTTCCCGTAAGCGCACATTTTCAAAACGGAGAACCTCATTCGCCATGCGGTCGAATTTCAGACTTTCGATTTGTTCTTTAAGGAGTCTATTTTCTTCCTCAAGTTTCACCCGCGGAACAAAAAACGCGGAAAGAAAATCCGTGCCTTCCAGAAGCGCGCCGTGCGCGATAAAAAGAGGCCGAAAACTTGTTTTAAAAATATTTGAGAAAAAGGGATGTGCAATAAGAAAAAGGGAGAAAAACAATACAGCCACGCTTGAGGCAATGAGCGCCCGCCTTTTTAAGGGCGATGGGTTTCTTCTATTCTTGAGGAGGTAGTTCATCTTCGTTAACAATAAGAACATCCTCGTATTCTTTTAAATTTTCCAAAACAATACCGGTACCGCGCGCGACAGCCGTGAGCGGGTCATCCGCAATGTGCACGGGAATTTTTACGTATTCCTGAATCATATCTCCCAGACCCCGTAACAATGCCCCTCCGCCGACAAGATGGATTCCGCGATGCATGATGTCTCCGAGAAGTTCGGGAGGAGTGGTTTCCAGCACTTCTTTCGTCGCCTCAATCAACGTGTCGATGGACGAAGAAACGGCTTCCCGAATATCCGAGTCAGTGATAATAACCTCACGCGGAAGCCCCGTAATGAGGTCACGGCCCTTTATTGTGGACTCTAGCGGCATATGTTCGGGAATCATGGTACCGATGGCTATTTTTACGTCTTCAGCGGTTTTCTCTCCGACAAGAATTTTAAATTCGTTTCGGATGTAAGAAATGATGTCGTTGTTAAGACGTTCACCGGCAATACGCAAATTTTTTGATTGAACCACTCCACCCAAAGAAATGACGGCGATGTCGGTCGTTCCGCCCCCGATGTCAATAATCATATTCCCTATCGCGTCGTGAACGGGCAGACGAATTCCGATAGCGGCAGCCATTGGTTCTTCGACAATATATACTTCTCTTGCTCCCGCGTTTTTTGTCGCATCGCGAACGGCACGGGTTTCAACATTCGTAATACCGGAAGGAACGCCGACAACCACCCGCGGACCGAGAAGTTTCCTTGAACTTTCTTGAGCTTTGTTGAGAAGATAGGCAATCATCTCTTCGGTAACTTCAAAGTCCGAGATAACACCGTCAACGACGGGCTTGACCGGAATGATGTGAGGGGGCGTTCGTCCAAGCATTTGTTTTGCTTGCGCCCCGACCGCAACCACCTGCCCCGTTTTGTGGTTTACCGCAACAACGGAAGGTTCATTGATAACGATTCCCCGCCCGTGAACATAGACAAGGGTATTGGCGGTACCTAAATCGATACCGATATCGTTTGAAAACAAGGTATACAGTTTTTCCAACTTTTTGTTAAACACGGGGCGTATTGTTAAAGAGGGGCTTAAGACCGAAACTGACTTAGATATTGTGAGGACAGAGAGCTGTTGTCAATAGAGATTATTTTTCCGTCTTTACGTGACTTTACTTCGATTTTTCCTTCCGCAACGGTCTTTTCGCTTATTACAAAACGGTACGGGATACCAATAAGGTCGGCATCGGCGAGTTTTTCTCCCGGGGAAGCGTCACGTTCGTCATAGAGCACTTCAATACCCGCGTTTCTTAATACGTTGAAGGTTTTGTCCGCGGCATCCGTCACGTCTTTCTTTTCGCCAAGACGGAGAAGGTGCACTTGAAACGGAGCAATGGAAGAAGGCCACACCATTCCCTTTCCGTCAGCCATTACTTCAACAATCACTCCCATAAGCCTTCCCGGTCCGATACCGTAACTGCCCATAATGACAGGCTGCTTCTCCCCTTTGTCGTTTACAAACGTAAGCCCAAACGCGTCCGAAAAACGGGTACCAAGACTAAAAATATTTCCCACCTCAACCGTCTTTTTTTCAACTAAATCTTTTCGGGAAATTTTTAGGTCGGCAAGCACTTCATCCGTTAATACTTCCTTATTTATGGCAAGTTTTCTTTTTTCGTCCACATAGATAAGGTCTTCTCCCGCCGCGGTTTCCGTTTGAAATTCATGGGAATATTTTGAGAACGTTCCGCCGGAAGCGAACGTTAAATGTGTCTTGTCCCCTATACCGAGACGGGCAAAGACCGTTTTATAGGCTTCTTTGGCCTTTTCATAAAACGCCTCGTGTTCTCCTTGGGTGCGGGAAAACGAGTATAAGTCTTTCATAATGAATTCCCGCAGCCGCATAATACCGCTTTTCGCCCGCGTTTCGTTCCTGAATTTTGTCTGGAATTGATACACGGCGCACGGAAGGTCGCGGTACGAACGCACGTATTCGGTCATAATTTTTGTCAGCGGTTCCTCGTGAGTGAACGCAAGACCAACCTCCGTATCGTTTTTAAATTTTGTTTTAAACCAATTGTCGACTGCTCTGTCGTCCCATCGGTTTGTTTTTTCCCATACCGCTTTGTCTTGAAGGGCTGTCAAAAAAACTTCTTGCCCGCCAATGTGATTCATTTCCTCGCGGATAATGTTTGTTATTTTATTGAGAACGCGCAAACCTAAAGGCAGATACGAATACGCTCCGGCCATTTCTTTGTGTATGAATCCGGCCTGTATAAGAAGGAGGGCGTTTTTGGAAACTTCGTCTTTGGGAGTCTCTTTTCTCGTCTTTGTAAAAAGTTGGGATTGAAGCATTGACTTCAATACTACAAGAAAAAAGGGCTTCAATCAAACGGATATTAGAAAAGGCGCACGATGTCGTAAAACGTCACAATAAGCATAAGGAGGATAAGAAGCACAAAACCCGCTCCGTGAGCCGCGCGGACGAAAGACATTTTCAAAGGTGAACCCGTGACAGTTTCTATGAAAAGAAAGAGAAGGCGCCCACCGTCAAGCGCCGGAAAAGGAAGAAGGTTGATGACTCCAAGATTGATGGAAAGAAGCGCCATAAAGGAAAGAATGTGCATTAGACCAAGTCGTGACACATCACCAACTATGGAAGCGATGCCCACTGGTCCGCTTACTTGAGAAAAATCGCCCTGCCCTTTGAAAATATTTCCGAAAAATTCGGTAAGCCCGACAAACGTTGCCTGCGAAAGTTCGAGTGTTGTTTTACCTCCTTCAAAAAGGGCTTGCAAGGCCGGCAGTCTCATCGTTCCCACAATATCCATGGAAATCCCAATCGCCTTTTTTTGCGGGATAACTCCTTCACGCGGAGATACGACAACGGTTTGTGTTTCTCCGTTTCGTTTATACAGAATCGTCACTTCTCCCTCGGAAGAAGAAATAAAGTCTGAAACTTTTTGA encodes:
- a CDS encoding rod shape-determining protein, encoding MFNKKLEKLYTLFSNDIGIDLGTANTLVYVHGRGIVINEPSVVAVNHKTGQVVAVGAQAKQMLGRTPPHIIPVKPVVDGVISDFEVTEEMIAYLLNKAQESSRKLLGPRVVVGVPSGITNVETRAVRDATKNAGAREVYIVEEPMAAAIGIRLPVHDAIGNMIIDIGGGTTDIAVISLGGVVQSKNLRIAGERLNNDIISYIRNEFKILVGEKTAEDVKIAIGTMIPEHMPLESTIKGRDLITGLPREVIITDSDIREAVSSSIDTLIEATKEVLETTPPELLGDIMHRGIHLVGGGALLRGLGDMIQEYVKIPVHIADDPLTAVARGTGIVLENLKEYEDVLIVNEDELPPQE
- the greA gene encoding transcription elongation factor GreA, whose product is MKEEKEYLTQEKYDEFKKELEYLKKTRRKEIAESLEYAKSLGDLSENAEYHEAREMQANTENRITRLESLIKTAHIVSGAHGDVVSVGSVVTVSREGGKGELVYTIVGSEEADISAAKISMKSPFGKAIIGKKKGETFSFETPEGAVRYKILKIK
- the rseP gene encoding RIP metalloprotease RseP; this translates as MSVLLFIFILGSLVLVHEFGHFITAKAAKIRVDEFGFGFPPKLFGFKKGETEYTLNLLPFGGFVKIFGEDPTDIPLDGEKKRSFIFKPKWIQMSVILAGVAFNFISAWLLLSITFMSGLEVPISYNAAATDPRLMVTYVVADSPASKAGLAAGDVILFLENESGALQEVTPQKVSDFISSSEGEVTILYKRNGETQTVVVSPREGVIPQKKAIGISMDIVGTMRLPALQALFEGGKTTLELSQATFVGLTEFFGNIFKGQGDFSQVSGPVGIASIVGDVSRLGLMHILSFMALLSINLGVINLLPFPALDGGRLLFLFIETVTGSPLKMSFVRAAHGAGFVLLILLMLIVTFYDIVRLF
- a CDS encoding aminoacyl--tRNA ligase-related protein, with protein sequence MLQSQLFTKTRKETPKDEVSKNALLLIQAGFIHKEMAGAYSYLPLGLRVLNKITNIIREEMNHIGGQEVFLTALQDKAVWEKTNRWDDRAVDNWFKTKFKNDTEVGLAFTHEEPLTKIMTEYVRSYRDLPCAVYQFQTKFRNETRAKSGIMRLREFIMKDLYSFSRTQGEHEAFYEKAKEAYKTVFARLGIGDKTHLTFASGGTFSKYSHEFQTETAAGEDLIYVDEKRKLAINKEVLTDEVLADLKISRKDLVEKKTVEVGNIFSLGTRFSDAFGLTFVNDKGEKQPVIMGSYGIGPGRLMGVIVEVMADGKGMVWPSSIAPFQVHLLRLGEKKDVTDAADKTFNVLRNAGIEVLYDERDASPGEKLADADLIGIPYRFVISEKTVAEGKIEVKSRKDGKIISIDNSSLSSQYLSQFRS
- a CDS encoding penicillin-binding transpeptidase domain-containing protein, yielding MKRLRNFLKLPLRPRDRYADIAPEDIFLDSSNLPKFDRNQFEGRLEKPISSSVPLYLGVFFLFVGLVFVFRLFSLQIVEGKTYAQKSENNRLRHTLIFSERGVVYDRNKVELAWNSIHPNNPDFSLREYTSLPGLSHLLGYLKYPSKDSDGFYYQETFDGREGVERAYDVLLGGANGLKITETDALGAVQSESVIEPPVRGRSLSLSVDSAIQSKLYEIIRETAGNVGFRAGSGLIMDVQTGEMLALASYPEYSSAVLTGGDSEQIRNYVNNPYTPFLNRAVAGLYTPGSIVKPFLALAALNEQIISPEKQILSTGSISIPNPYAPGQSSVFKDWKAHGWVDMRHALAVSSDVYFYEIGGGFEDQQGLGIQRIDEYMKKFGFGEETGIDLPHEETGLIPTPQWKEETFNGEAWRVGDTYNTAIGQYSVQVTPIQIVRAIAAIANEGMLLRPKIVSEGKIESTSLNIPSEYFTIVKEGMRMAVTEGTAQGLSVPFVKVAAKTGTAELGVAKQYVNSWIVGFFPFDVPRYAFAVVMERGPVTNLIGGAYVMRQLLDWMNAHTPEYFEAKPAN
- the mreC gene encoding rod shape-determining protein MreC; this translates as MNYLLKNRRNPSPLKRRALIASSVAVLFFSLFLIAHPFFSNIFKTSFRPLFIAHGALLEGTDFLSAFFVPRVKLEEENRLLKEQIESLKFDRMANEVLRFENVRLRELLGRTPSAEGMLVAVLSRPPYTPFDTLIVDAGTKNNVEKDASVAYLGAYLGKIIGVDVLTSHVLLASSPGETTQTFVARTGEAVRLEGRGNGNFVALLPKAFDIVKGDILEISSLDNLIVAEVGHIDSDPASSFQAVYLKGPVNMNNLQRVMIFPPLHHE